A genomic stretch from Deltaproteobacteria bacterium HGW-Deltaproteobacteria-18 includes:
- a CDS encoding L-seryl-tRNA(Sec) selenium transferase: MSSLFRHIPSVDRFLQDLEQDQVLTGLPRQMLKDLVGEFLDLCREEIRAGVIKDESALAFATLAARAVAYARTRSRPHFRRVVNATGVVIHTNLGRSILAEEAVLAVAEGCRHYSNLEMDLDTGQRGSRYSHVEKLLCRLTGAEAGLVVNNNAAAVLLVLDTLAKGREVVVSRGQLVEIGGSFRIPEVMKKSGAVLREVGATNRTHLRDYAEAIGPDTAMLMKVHTSNYRIIGFHKEVDLSDLVALGRERGLSTFEDLGSGNLFDFSPYGFMPEPTVQQVLKSGVDVVTFSGDKLLGGPQAGVIVGRREFIERIKKNQLNRALRIDKMTLAALEATLRLYLDPEQARRTVPTLAMITAGRDELRTRAGRLRRRLVRDLAGLASVAVKPGFSRVGGGSFPEQDLPTTLVSVAPTGMDVDSLRQGLLATDTPVVGRVEDGAFCLDPRTLMDAEFAVVAGAIKAVLAQ, translated from the coding sequence GTGTCTTCTCTTTTCAGACATATTCCGTCCGTCGATCGTTTTCTGCAGGATCTGGAGCAGGATCAGGTCCTGACCGGCCTGCCGCGCCAGATGCTCAAGGACCTGGTAGGCGAGTTCCTGGACCTCTGCCGCGAAGAGATCCGCGCCGGGGTAATCAAGGACGAGAGCGCGCTGGCTTTTGCGACCCTGGCCGCACGGGCCGTGGCCTATGCACGGACGCGTTCTCGGCCCCATTTCAGGCGGGTCGTCAACGCCACGGGCGTGGTCATCCACACTAATCTCGGCCGCTCCATCCTGGCCGAAGAGGCTGTCCTGGCCGTGGCCGAGGGGTGCCGCCATTATTCAAATCTGGAGATGGATCTGGATACCGGCCAGCGCGGGAGCCGCTATTCCCACGTCGAGAAGCTGCTCTGCCGCCTGACCGGAGCCGAGGCGGGGCTTGTGGTCAACAACAACGCCGCCGCCGTGCTGCTGGTCCTCGACACCCTGGCCAAGGGCCGCGAGGTCGTGGTCTCGCGCGGGCAGCTGGTCGAGATCGGCGGCTCGTTCCGCATCCCCGAGGTCATGAAGAAGAGCGGGGCCGTGCTGCGCGAGGTCGGGGCCACCAACCGCACCCATCTGCGCGACTACGCGGAGGCCATCGGTCCCGATACCGCCATGCTCATGAAGGTGCACACCTCCAACTACCGCATCATCGGATTCCACAAGGAAGTGGACCTGTCCGATCTGGTGGCGCTGGGCCGCGAGCGGGGCCTGTCCACCTTCGAGGACCTGGGCAGCGGCAATCTTTTCGATTTTTCCCCCTACGGATTCATGCCCGAGCCTACGGTGCAGCAGGTGCTCAAAAGCGGGGTGGATGTGGTCACCTTCAGCGGCGACAAGCTGCTGGGCGGTCCCCAGGCTGGCGTGATCGTCGGTCGCCGGGAATTCATCGAGCGCATCAAGAAGAACCAGCTCAACCGGGCCCTGCGCATCGACAAGATGACGCTGGCCGCGCTGGAGGCGACCCTGCGCCTGTATCTCGACCCTGAGCAGGCCCGGCGCACGGTGCCGACCCTGGCCATGATCACGGCCGGACGGGATGAATTGCGGACCCGGGCCGGACGTCTGCGGCGCAGGCTGGTCCGGGATCTGGCGGGGCTGGCCTCGGTGGCGGTGAAGCCCGGTTTTTCGCGCGTGGGCGGCGGCTCTTTTCCAGAGCAGGATCTGCCGACAACGCTGGTCAGCGTTGCGCCGACGGGCATGGATGTGGACTCCCTGCGCCAGGGCCTGCTGGCGACGGATACCCCGGTCGTAGGGCGGGTGGAGGACGGCGCGTTCTGCCTCGATCCACGCACGCTCATGGATGCGGAGTTCGCGGTGGTGGCGGGGGCCATAAAGGCTGTCCTCGCGCAGTGA
- a CDS encoding bifunctional folylpolyglutamate synthase/ dihydrofolate synthase, translating to MPVLGALHGAVPAFYLSFSGRPFFNLFPQVHMTFASFAEFESHLDSLGLFSMQLGLSRMHEALRLMGLGRMPATVVHVVGTNGKGSTSGFLEALARAHGLATGLYNSPHLACVRERIRVRGAMVSEEGWLAAANAVMDRCAGVGLTYFELLTVMALYIFAREGLDLVILESGLGGTHDATCAIPADLAVMTPVGLDHEHILGPGLMDIARDKSGALGRCPAVTGAQDASVMEIFRQVGEGHPLLGLEDCRTSAGFFVPSGAASLSLTPASLPAHPPYQLRNAALAALAWSHLASVRGWQFDAALCRQVLGTTRFFGRFCRHGRILVDGAHNPMGLTALCEALEATGEHFDVLVFQAMRDKTLEPAVLMRLRALADTVVVPGLPMERAFDAHELAMRFGPGARAVQDLEEALRQDGTILLCGSLYLVGAYYELFPEQLL from the coding sequence TTGCCGGTCCTCGGGGCTTTGCATGGCGCTGTGCCCGCGTTTTATCTTTCTTTTTCGGGTCGGCCTTTTTTCAATCTCTTTCCCCAAGTACACATGACCTTTGCCTCCTTTGCCGAATTTGAATCTCATCTTGACAGTCTGGGACTTTTTTCCATGCAGCTTGGCCTGTCGCGCATGCATGAGGCCCTTCGACTGATGGGCCTCGGGCGCATGCCCGCGACGGTTGTGCATGTGGTCGGGACCAACGGCAAGGGCTCCACTTCCGGGTTTCTGGAGGCGCTGGCGCGGGCGCATGGCTTGGCCACGGGGCTTTACAATTCGCCGCATCTGGCCTGCGTGCGCGAGCGCATCCGCGTGCGCGGGGCAATGGTCAGCGAAGAAGGCTGGCTGGCTGCCGCCAACGCGGTCATGGACAGGTGCGCGGGCGTGGGGCTGACCTATTTCGAGCTGCTGACGGTCATGGCGCTGTACATTTTCGCGCGGGAAGGGCTTGACCTCGTCATCCTCGAATCAGGGCTCGGCGGCACGCACGACGCCACCTGCGCCATCCCGGCCGACCTGGCGGTCATGACCCCGGTGGGGTTGGACCATGAGCATATCCTGGGTCCGGGTCTCATGGACATCGCCCGTGACAAGAGCGGGGCCCTGGGACGCTGTCCGGCCGTGACGGGCGCGCAGGACGCGTCCGTGATGGAAATATTCCGGCAAGTCGGAGAGGGGCATCCGCTCCTGGGCCTTGAGGACTGCCGCACGTCCGCTGGATTTTTCGTTCCGTCGGGAGCGGCCTCCCTGTCCCTGACTCCGGCGTCCCTGCCGGCCCATCCGCCGTATCAGTTGCGTAACGCCGCCCTGGCCGCTCTGGCCTGGAGCCATCTCGCGTCGGTCCGGGGCTGGCAATTTGACGCGGCACTGTGTAGACAAGTCCTTGGCACGACGCGTTTTTTTGGACGTTTTTGCAGGCATGGACGGATTCTGGTCGACGGCGCCCACAACCCCATGGGCTTGACCGCCCTGTGCGAGGCGCTGGAGGCGACCGGGGAGCATTTCGACGTGCTTGTTTTTCAGGCCATGCGCGACAAGACACTGGAGCCTGCCGTGCTCATGCGCCTGCGGGCCCTGGCGGACACTGTCGTCGTCCCGGGCCTGCCCATGGAGCGCGCCTTTGACGCCCATGAACTGGCGATGCGTTTCGGCCCCGGGGCCAGGGCGGTGCAAGACCTGGAAGAGGCTCTGCGTCAGGACGGCACGATTCTGCTTTGTGGTTCCCTGTATCTGGTGGGGGCCTATTACGAACTTTTTCCGGAACAGCTTTTGTAG
- the hisC gene encoding histidinol-phosphate transaminase, with protein sequence MTKVLVRPEMEGFKPYSPGLSIDEIKKRYGLARVIKMASNENPLGTSPVVQERLRNVSPMAFRYAQAGSPALTEALAAHLGVPASCVVAGNGSDEIIDLLLRVVARPGVDNVVAFKPCFSIYDVQSRLCGVEFRQARLNADFSFPFDKLLALTDENTALVFVTNPDNPSGHACPASDLIELAAMLPARALLVVDEAYVDFAEPLEAYSMLPHLGTIPNLVVLRTFSKMYGLAGLRLGYGLMPEWLADLLLRVKLPFSVNILAEQAGLAALDDDIFVSQTLLVVSEGRRLLERELSAMGCKVWPSQANFLMFEPPMDARTLFEALLARGVIIRPLSSYGMPEKLRVSIGNEEENLEFLAKTAEVLRDHNRHS encoded by the coding sequence ATGACCAAGGTTCTGGTGCGGCCGGAGATGGAGGGTTTCAAGCCCTATTCGCCTGGCCTGTCCATCGATGAAATAAAGAAACGTTACGGCCTGGCCCGGGTCATCAAGATGGCCAGCAACGAGAACCCGCTGGGCACGTCCCCCGTGGTTCAGGAGCGGCTCAGGAACGTCAGTCCCATGGCTTTTCGCTATGCCCAGGCCGGCTCTCCGGCCCTGACCGAGGCCTTGGCCGCGCATCTGGGCGTGCCCGCCTCCTGCGTGGTGGCGGGCAACGGCTCGGACGAGATCATCGATCTTCTGCTGCGCGTGGTGGCCCGGCCCGGTGTGGACAACGTGGTGGCCTTCAAGCCCTGCTTCAGCATCTACGATGTGCAGTCCAGACTGTGTGGTGTGGAGTTTCGGCAGGCCAGGCTCAACGCCGACTTCTCCTTTCCGTTCGACAAGCTCCTTGCCCTGACCGACGAAAATACCGCCCTGGTTTTCGTGACCAATCCGGACAACCCCTCGGGCCATGCCTGTCCGGCATCAGACCTGATCGAGCTTGCGGCCATGCTGCCGGCGCGTGCGCTCCTGGTGGTGGATGAGGCCTATGTCGATTTCGCCGAGCCGCTTGAGGCCTACAGCATGCTCCCGCACCTGGGCACGATCCCCAATCTGGTCGTCCTGCGCACTTTTTCCAAGATGTACGGGCTGGCGGGCCTGCGCCTTGGCTACGGGCTCATGCCCGAGTGGCTGGCGGACCTGCTGCTGCGGGTCAAGTTGCCCTTCAGCGTGAACATCCTGGCCGAGCAGGCCGGACTGGCCGCTCTTGATGACGACATCTTCGTGTCCCAGACCCTGCTCGTCGTGAGTGAGGGCCGCCGCCTGCTGGAGCGCGAGCTTTCGGCCATGGGCTGCAAGGTCTGGCCGTCACAGGCGAATTTTCTGATGTTCGAGCCGCCCATGGACGCGCGCACCCTTTTTGAGGCATTATTGGCCAGAGGGGTCATCATACGCCCCCTGAGCAGTTATGGCATGCCCGAGAAGCTGCGTGTCAGCATCGGCAACGAGGAAGAGAATCTGGAATTTCTGGCCAAAACAGCGGAGGTGCTGCGTGATCACAATCGTCACTCTTGA
- a CDS encoding cytidylate kinase gives MITIVTLDGPAGVGKTTIARELADRLGIAYLDTGAMFRSVALFFGDGGWEQPVDQLVPELNRLDFDLEGTGKYSELLLNGMPLDPDIRKEEVGLWASHLGRIPVVRDFLRRNQQAIGRTTSLVAEGRDMGSVIFPNARHKFFMDASIDVRAKRRHAQLTAMGMDEDLERIRGQIRIRDDQDRNRVVAPLKPALDAVIIDTSALDADRVLEKIVEHIRQKGLLDD, from the coding sequence GTGATCACAATCGTCACTCTTGATGGACCGGCCGGGGTGGGCAAGACGACCATCGCCCGTGAGCTGGCGGACCGCCTGGGCATCGCCTATCTGGATACCGGAGCCATGTTTCGCTCCGTGGCGCTTTTTTTCGGGGACGGAGGCTGGGAGCAGCCCGTTGACCAGCTGGTGCCCGAACTCAATCGTCTGGATTTCGACCTGGAGGGGACGGGAAAATATTCCGAATTGCTCCTGAACGGGATGCCCCTGGACCCGGATATCCGCAAGGAGGAAGTGGGGCTGTGGGCCTCGCACTTGGGCCGCATTCCAGTGGTGCGCGATTTTCTGCGCCGCAACCAGCAGGCCATCGGCCGGACCACCTCTCTTGTGGCCGAGGGCCGGGACATGGGCAGCGTGATCTTTCCGAACGCCCGGCACAAGTTCTTCATGGACGCATCCATCGACGTGCGTGCCAAGCGCCGACACGCGCAGCTTACGGCCATGGGCATGGATGAGGACCTGGAGCGCATCCGCGGCCAGATCCGCATCCGTGACGACCAGGACCGCAACCGGGTGGTGGCTCCCTTAAAGCCCGCCCTGGACGCCGTGATTATCGACACCAGCGCGCTGGACGCGGATCGGGTGCTGGAGAAGATCGTGGAGCATATTCGGCAGAAAGGTCTTCTGGACGATTGA